Genomic DNA from Candidatus Sulfurimonas marisnigri:
TCTAACCTTAGGACTGATTGTAAACTGCTGGCAATACTCAGCATCTTTAGAGTTCATTACACCCATTTCGATTAACTTATTAAGCTCCAAATCATCTATATAGTTTGTAGGCTCTTCATCCTCAATATTTTCATATTTGATTAAACAATTTCCACACTCACCATCTTGACACTCAAAGTTAATTGCAATACCATTCTCTTTAGCCAATCTTATAATCGGCTCACCTTTAGGTGCATGATAAAGACCGTCTTTATCTTTGCTAAAACCTATAAAAATCACTTTTGCCATCTTTTTATCCTTTTTTTTAAGATTGCTATTTATTTAATTTAGCCATTTTTTCTCTATGAGCTTTCATAGCTTCTTGTTCTAGTATGTCTTCGCTAACATAACCATCTTCTATTAGTTTTAGCTCATGCTCTCTACAACCAATAATATCTACTTCCATTTCTGTACCAAAAAAATGCACTTCATAAACTCTTATTACTTGTAAAAACTCACCCATATCTTTTATGTAACCTATGCTGCCCTTTGGCATCATTAAGCTACCTATCTTTGCATGTGGGTATGTTCCATCATTTACAATATCTTCTAAAAGTTCTACTTTTTGTCCAATAGCGTATTTAGCTTCCTCGGCATCTTTTCCAGAACGACTAGCTGTTACACTATCGTGTAGTTTGACATTTGGATCAACAACCACAACTGTTTCCTGGTTGTGGTGTACAAGCCATACATCCACTTAGTTTTCCATCTTTAAACATACCCCAAATATCAGCTGCACTCGGAGCATAGCCGTTTGTAAATCTTCCATATACCTTAATAAGTGAATACTTTAAAAAATCAAGCAGTTGTTCTTCTTGCTCGGCAAGATTTGAAAACCCTGTTTTAATTAAAGTGCCATACTCTTTTAGTATATGAAACCTCTTAACGTCTATAAGACCTGAGTCATATTCTAAATCAAAAAAATCAAAATAATCTTCCGCATCAGTTAGTTCATAAAACTCATCTAATGACTTTGTATCAGTATTCATAAATCATTCCTTTAACTACATGGTGTGTCAATATTGGTTGTTAAACCACATTGCACATTCTTAATTTTCTTATTTACTTGAGTAGTTAGAGCATCTACATCTTTTTCGCCAGTACGAATTCTCTCAACACCGCCAACTTCAACCCACCACATTTTTCCAGCACCTCTACCTAAATCTTGGCTGTTACTTCTGATACACTCCATGGCTATTTCCCTATGATTAGTATCAGATATAACAATCTCAAGCTTAACTTTAGCGAGTAAATCAGTTGGTATATTGTCGGCTTCTTTTAGCCCAAAAGAACCTTTACCGATTACATAACTAACAGTGATCCCTTCTATATCATTGGAAAACAAGTCTTCAAGTACACTTTTTAAGTCATCTTGATTTATTACTGCTGTTACCATATACATTTTAATCTCCTAGTTCCGATTTTAAGATACCAACCCATTGCTCAATCCTTTGTGTTGTTTTCTCAGACTCGTTGTGCTCATCAATTGCTAGTCCACATAACTTGTCATCCATCTCAGCAAGTGAAAACTCATAGTTATAACTATCTTTTGGCATAAAGCCAATTGCTTTTGCACCAGCACCTGTAAATGTTTTGTGAAGCTTTCCTATGGCAGAACAAAAATGTTCTCCATGCTTTATGCAGTCTCCTGCTCCAAAAAATGCAACTCTCTTTGAGCTAAAGTCTATACTCTCATCTTCTATCTCTAAAATAGGATCAACCCAACTAAAGTGCAAATCACCCTGTCCCCAAGTTGAACTTCCTAAAAATAAAACATCATATGCAAGTAGCTGTTCCTCAACATCATCAAAATCTTCCTCCATGTTAATAACATCATCTTCTTCAATTTCAAATGCTTCAATCAAAGCATTCGCAACCTTCATACTTGTTCCACCTGCTGTACCTACAAAAATTCCAATTTTACTCATATAAATCCTCCTTATTTTTTATATTCTTCATAAATTTCCATAACACTCTTGAGCATCTTTTCGCCCTCTTCTTCTAACTTTTCATATGTGCGAAATGAGTGTCTGTGTGCATCTTTAAAAAATTTGTTTACAATTACTATCTTGTCTGCAATAACAACTACTCTACCAAATCCCTCATGGCTCATCTCCATCACAACTGAACACATAATTCCTGTCTTTGTTTCAAAAGCTAATGCAATCGACTGATAAATAAGTCTAATATCTTGAATCTGCATCTCATCAATATCTGCAATAACTGGGATATTTTTCAAATCCTCTTTAGTTTTTACATACTTCTCTTTTAAAATATCCTCATCAGTTCTATTAGTCCATGTACCAAATTGGTCAAGTGCTCTTACTTGACCAACAAGCGTGCTTATAAATAACTCTTTCATTATTTACTCTTTTTTTCTATGATTTTTTTAATAAATGGAGGCGGGTTTTCATTCAACATATTTACAAGTTTATTTAGCTCTTCATCAATAGAGATAATCTCTTTGTACTTAATAGGAAAAATCCCTTTTCTGATTACTTTAGCAGCCGCAGTTGGACCAATATTTAAAAAATAAACTATGTCACATCCGTTCAGTAAAGCAACAGTTGCATCTGTATCTTTGGTTGTTATTTTAATAATTGTAGATATATCAAATCCATCACTATTGATGTCATATATATTAAACTGTTTCGTACTGCCAAAGTGTGCATCGATATGCTCATTGTCATTTGTAGCAAAAGCCACTTTGATACTACCAAGGCTGTCGCTATTTGAAGTTACTTTTATAGTTGAATTCATTTTACTCTCCGTATCTTTTATAAATATACATTCATAAAGTGTTCCCTAGAGAGAATTTATAGTGTTTGCTACCTCAAACAACATGTAACAACTCCCCTCATAAAGAGTGTCATTTACAAGTTGATTGCCAACAGTCTCGTAGTTTGGGTATCCTCTAAGGAGTAAGGCTTTTTTATGTTTATGTGCAATTCTTTCACCGTGAAAATTACTTATTAACAAATCTGCTTCTTGTAACTCTTTTTCAACATCTTCAAAATCACCAACAATAATATTTTCACAACCTAGTTCATCTAAAGCAGTTGTCTTTGTCGGAATCACAATAGCTTTTATATTCGCGCCAGCTTCTTTTATGGTAGTTGCTATAGACAAAACTTGGTCTGCTTCAAGTGCTAAAACTACATCTGTACCACCTAGTGCAAAATGAGTATCTAAAAGAGCATCTTGAAGTCTTTTTCTCCATCTGACAACACTTGGTTTTGGTTTTGATATATGTTTAAAATCCATCAAAGCCTTGTAAAACTTATCTACATGTAGAAGTCCGCTCAAAGTATTAAAATGAAGATGTGTAGATTTAGGATTTTTCTCTATAAACTTTTCACCAGCCTTGTTTACAGAGTCACCTACAGTTATAACCAAAGCACTGTCTCCAAGATTTTTTATCTCTTCAACACTAATTCCGCCACTGCTAAGCGCTCCTTGTTTTACTCCTAAATGACCATCAAGCGATTCACTTAAATCTGGCAAAGCAAAAGTCTCTAAGCCAAAACTGGAGATTTCATCTTTAATCTTCTCTACTTCTATTGGTGTCAAGTTTACATTTGGGATTAAAAGAGCTTTTTGCATATCTATTTCATTTTTAGGCTCTACAAGTTGCTCTATAATTGCCTCTATTGATTTAGCAAAACCGCTCTCTAAACCACCCTCAAAATCAGGTGTATGCACATACGACATAAGTTGTGTCTCTTTTAACAAAAATGTAGCACCCTTGATATCGTCACCTTTAGTCTCCGTCATACCGGTTGTAAAAAGGCCAACCAAATCAGGTTTAACTTTTTTTGTTATGTTCTCTACAGCTTCACTGATAGAATAATCCCCTCCATCAATTACAGCAGTTATATCATTCACTGCTGTTGTTTGTACAGCTATTGGATCGCTAAAATGGCGCGTAAAAAAAACTTT
This window encodes:
- a CDS encoding 2Fe-2S iron-sulfur cluster-binding protein: MAKVIFIGFSKDKDGLYHAPKGEPIIRLAKENGIAINFECQDGECGNCLIKYENIEDEEPTNYIDDLELNKLIEMGVMNSKDAEYCQQFTISPKVRLACQTLVKGDVIIKPFL
- a CDS encoding nitrogen fixation protein NifZ; the protein is MDVWLVHHNQETVVVVDPNVKLHDSVTASRSGKDAEEAKYAIGQKVELLEDIVNDGTYPHAKIGSLMMPKGSIGYIKDMGEFLQVIRVYEVHFFGTEMEVDIIGCREHELKLIEDGYVSEDILEQEAMKAHREKMAKLNK
- a CDS encoding nitrogenase-stabilizing/protective protein NifW; the encoded protein is MNTDTKSLDEFYELTDAEDYFDFFDLEYDSGLIDVKRFHILKEYGTLIKTGFSNLAEQEEQLLDFLKYSLIKVYGRFTNGYAPSAADIWGMFKDGKLSGCMACTPQPGNSCGC
- a CDS encoding P-II family nitrogen regulator, translating into MYMVTAVINQDDLKSVLEDLFSNDIEGITVSYVIGKGSFGLKEADNIPTDLLAKVKLEIVISDTNHREIAMECIRSNSQDLGRGAGKMWWVEVGGVERIRTGEKDVDALTTQVNKKIKNVQCGLTTNIDTPCS
- a CDS encoding flavodoxin domain-containing protein; translation: MSKIGIFVGTAGGTSMKVANALIEAFEIEEDDVINMEEDFDDVEEQLLAYDVLFLGSSTWGQGDLHFSWVDPILEIEDESIDFSSKRVAFFGAGDCIKHGEHFCSAIGKLHKTFTGAGAKAIGFMPKDSYNYEFSLAEMDDKLCGLAIDEHNESEKTTQRIEQWVGILKSELGD
- a CDS encoding NifX-associated nitrogen fixation protein, whose product is MKELFISTLVGQVRALDQFGTWTNRTDEDILKEKYVKTKEDLKNIPVIADIDEMQIQDIRLIYQSIALAFETKTGIMCSVVMEMSHEGFGRVVVIADKIVIVNKFFKDAHRHSFRTYEKLEEEGEKMLKSVMEIYEEYKK
- a CDS encoding NifB/NifX family molybdenum-iron cluster-binding protein; this translates as MNSTIKVTSNSDSLGSIKVAFATNDNEHIDAHFGSTKQFNIYDINSDGFDISTIIKITTKDTDATVALLNGCDIVYFLNIGPTAAAKVIRKGIFPIKYKEIISIDEELNKLVNMLNENPPPFIKKIIEKKSK
- the nifN gene encoding nitrogenase iron-molybdenum cofactor biosynthesis protein NifN is translated as MNKPLQINPIKLSQPMGALLCFLGVKNCMPLMHGAQGCASFSKVFFTRHFSDPIAVQTTAVNDITAVIDGGDYSISEAVENITKKVKPDLVGLFTTGMTETKGDDIKGATFLLKETQLMSYVHTPDFEGGLESGFAKSIEAIIEQLVEPKNEIDMQKALLIPNVNLTPIEVEKIKDEISSFGLETFALPDLSESLDGHLGVKQGALSSGGISVEEIKNLGDSALVITVGDSVNKAGEKFIEKNPKSTHLHFNTLSGLLHVDKFYKALMDFKHISKPKPSVVRWRKRLQDALLDTHFALGGTDVVLALEADQVLSIATTIKEAGANIKAIVIPTKTTALDELGCENIIVGDFEDVEKELQEADLLISNFHGERIAHKHKKALLLRGYPNYETVGNQLVNDTLYEGSCYMLFEVANTINSL